A stretch of DNA from Bradyrhizobium algeriense:
TGTGCGAAACAGGATAGGAAAATGGTGGTCCTACGCAAAGGGCCACGCGACACCCATGAAGCATACCACTTGGTCAAACCGACCGCCGGTCGTTTTCGAGAGGATTTTTGTGAAGAGCAGACAGAGCTGGGCAGAGCTTTATGCATTTGAGGTGGACCGCGCCGCAGACACGCCGGTGTTCCGCCAGATTTATCTGCAGCTGCGATCAGCAATCCTTTCAGGAATGCTTCGTCCCGGAGCGAAGCTGCCGTCGACGCGCGAACTCTCTGTTCAGCTCGGTGTTTCGCGGTCTGCGGTCGTCTCGGCTTTCGAAGAGCTTCTCGCTGAAGGATATGCATCCGGCAAGAAGGGGGCCGGGACCTTCATCGCGGCCGATCTTCCTGAACCTTTCGCGGCGACTCACGGCGGTAACAAGCAGCGGACAGCGGTTGCCAAATCGCCAGTGTCGTCGCCTGACCTTGGCGGTTTCGTCGATGTGACGATGCAGAGCGACGAGCGTCCGTTTAATTTGGGACGCACGCTCGTCGATGCCCGCACCGCCGAGTTGTGGCGAAAACTTAGTGCGCGCATGCTGCGGTCTTTTGGGCGGCAGCACCTTGGCTATGGCGATCCGCACGGCATGCCAGAACTGCGCAAATCCGTTTGCGACTATCTCCAGGCCGCGCGTGCCGTACGGTGCGAACCCGAACAGGTCGTGATCACGGCGGGCACACAGCAAGCCGTCGATATCGTGACCCGTGTCATGCAAGGATCGGACAGGCAAGTCTGGATCGAGGATCCCGGATACGCCTTGACCCGCCTAGCGCTTGTCGCAGCGGGCGCGAAGGTTTGCCCCATACCGGTCGATCAGCATGGCGTCAATGTCACCGAAGGCATCCGTCGCGCGCCGAAAGCGCGTGCTGTTTTCATCACGCCGTCGCACCAGTTTCCCAAAGGCGTCGTCCTGTCGATGGCGCGCGGCCTCGAACTTCTTGCCTGGGCGCGCGAGTCGGGCGCGTGGATTGTCGAGGACGACTACGCTAGTGAATTCCGCTATGGTGGCCGGCCGCTCGCTTCGCTCCAGGGCCTCGATGAGGCCGAGCGTGTCATCTACATCGGAACTCTCAACAAGGCGCTTTTTCCAGGACTTCGGCTCGGCTACGCCGTGGTACCCCTTTCACTGGTGCGAGCCTTCATGACCGCGCGCTATCTGATGGACCGCCAGCCGTCGAGCCTTTGCCAAACGGTCGCCGCCGCCTTCATGGAAGAGGGACATTTCGCAGCTCACATCCGAAGAATGCGGGAGATGTACCGCGACCAGCGCGACGCGCTGGCCGCTGCGCTCGGGCGCCGCCTCGGCGACTACTTGACGGTCGATCCACCGGACCAGGGCATGCATCTGGTTGCTTACACGCGGCGCGGGCTATCGGACGTCACGATCGAACGGGCAGCACGGGAACACGGCGTCGTCGTTCGTGCAATGAGCCGCCTGTATGTTGACGCACCGGAGCAATCGGCGCTGATGCTGGGCTTCAGCGGCTATCCGCATCAGATCATTGCGCCGGCGATTGCCCGGCTGGCTCGGGCCTTTGAACGATAGGCATTCATCGCGCCGTTTACGTCGGCATGTTCTCTTCGGGTCAGTCGAGACCGGGGCAAGCCGACGACGGGCCCCGCCATGAGCGCTGTGCCCGAAAGCGGAAGTAACCCAGAAAATGGACCCCGCCACCGTCATAGCCATCACCGGCTGGTAACATCCGATATGGTGTCGCTTATACTCACTATGCATATGGATTCGAACAATGAGCCTGACGACCTACTCGCTATACCTAGCCGCCGTTGCCGTGTTGGTGCTGTCACCCGGCCCAACCATGCTCATGTGCATGACGACTGCTCTGAACGAAGGCAAGTCAAGCGCCCTCGCAGCTGCGATCGGCAGCATCGGCGCTGTCCTCGGCGTCATGACGCTTTCAGCACTGGGCCTCGGTGCATTGCTCGCGGCATCAGAGCTTGCCTTCACCGTGGTCAAGGTGATCGGGGCTATCTATCTCATTTGGCTTGGCATCAGGACGTTCTGCAACAACGCTGAAGCTATCGATATCAAGAGAGCCGCGACGGACACTGGCCGATGCTTGCGCGCACACTATGTCAGAGGCCTCTTGGTAGGGTCTAGCAATCCCAAGGCCATCCTGTTCTTCACCGCGTTCTTCCCGCAGTTCTTAAACCCAATCGAACCGTTCGCACCCCAATATTCGGTCCTCGCCCTCACATTCATCGCATGCGAGTTCAGCGTGCTGGCGATGTGTGCCTTCGGCGTCTCCGCGGTCGCCCCCTTCCTACGGTCCAAATGCCACATGCGTTGGATCAATAAGGTAACAGGAGGGCTATTCGCAACGATGGGTGGCCTCTTGTTGTTCAGCCGCCGTCACGCCTGAACATTGACCGGAAGGATTACCCGCTTCGGGCCCGGCATCTGGAACGAAAGACAGCTTTCTGAAATGAAACATCCGTTCCGGGTCATTCGCGATCTGGTCGCGGCAAAAAAGTCCAGCCATGTCCGCTATGCCGCCGAAGACGGAAGTAGATTCAGAGCATTGGCGGCAACGTATATGCATGGCGGGTTGATCACAAATGACGGAATCAGCTGTTCTCCTTTGTTCTACTGCTTCTCTCAGGGTCCCGGTTGGGTCCCGCATGACCGGGAACGAAGCAGAAGATCGAAAATACTCGAGAGAAAAAACCCTTATAAAGCAAGGGCGTTCTGTGCGGTTGGAACGCTCATAACGGTCTGGTTGCAGGTTCGAGTCCTGCCGGGCCCACCAGCCTTCTACGGCTCGGCAAGCCATCCTGCGATCATCAACGGGAAAGACAGCCGCAAGGCCGACGTGGTTCGCGGTCCCAACCAAAATATCGAAAACAACCCCATGCAAAGTAGCAATGGTCGCTGGCATGGATGCTTGCAATCCCGCGAGAACATTTTGACACGTCGGGCAAATCAGGGGCACTATTCAATGATCGCGCAATTTGAA
This window harbors:
- a CDS encoding LysE family translocator, with product MSLTTYSLYLAAVAVLVLSPGPTMLMCMTTALNEGKSSALAAAIGSIGAVLGVMTLSALGLGALLAASELAFTVVKVIGAIYLIWLGIRTFCNNAEAIDIKRAATDTGRCLRAHYVRGLLVGSSNPKAILFFTAFFPQFLNPIEPFAPQYSVLALTFIACEFSVLAMCAFGVSAVAPFLRSKCHMRWINKVTGGLFATMGGLLLFSRRHA